From a region of the Paenibacillus sp. R14(2021) genome:
- the fabF gene encoding beta-ketoacyl-ACP synthase II, which yields MKQRVVVTGMGVMTSLGSELDTFWGNLMEGKSGVSLIEAFDVSEYPTRIAAEIKNFNPEDYNIDKKEARRMDRFVQFAVVASQLAVKDAGINIGEDVDAERVGVMIGSGIGGLGTWEDQHNILLEKGPKRVSPFFIPMMIANMASGQVSMTTGAKGPNSTAVTACATGTHSIGDSYKLIQRGDADMMICGGAEATIRPTGLAGFCSMRAMSTRNDEPSKASRPFDVERDGFIMGEGSGVVVLESLEHAQKRGARIYAEVVGYGMSGDAHHMTEPDPDGAARCMVKALRDGGIEPSQIDYINAHGTSTPVGDRSETTAIKKTFGEHAYKVAVSSTKSMTGHLLGAAGGVEAVILGLTLVNGIIPPTINLDNQDPECDLDYVPNTPRKADVNYALSNSFGFGGHNATIVMKKYEA from the coding sequence ATGAAACAGAGAGTTGTCGTTACGGGCATGGGGGTTATGACTTCGCTCGGTTCCGAACTGGATACGTTTTGGGGTAATTTGATGGAAGGAAAGTCAGGCGTCTCTTTAATCGAAGCGTTTGATGTTTCCGAATATCCGACTCGCATTGCGGCTGAAATTAAAAATTTCAATCCGGAAGATTATAATATTGATAAGAAAGAAGCTCGCCGCATGGATCGCTTCGTGCAGTTCGCGGTCGTAGCGAGTCAATTGGCCGTGAAGGATGCCGGCATTAACATCGGTGAAGATGTAGACGCAGAACGCGTCGGCGTTATGATCGGTTCCGGTATCGGCGGCCTGGGCACGTGGGAAGACCAGCATAACATTTTGCTGGAGAAAGGTCCGAAACGCGTAAGTCCGTTCTTCATTCCAATGATGATTGCGAATATGGCATCCGGACAAGTATCGATGACAACAGGAGCGAAGGGACCGAACAGCACTGCTGTTACAGCCTGTGCAACCGGCACACACTCCATCGGCGATTCGTACAAGCTCATTCAACGCGGCGATGCCGACATGATGATTTGCGGCGGCGCGGAAGCGACAATTAGACCGACGGGCTTGGCAGGCTTCTGCTCCATGCGGGCAATGTCTACGCGCAATGATGAGCCAAGCAAAGCATCGCGTCCGTTCGACGTCGAGCGCGACGGATTTATTATGGGAGAAGGCTCCGGCGTAGTGGTGCTGGAATCGCTTGAGCATGCGCAGAAGCGCGGCGCCCGCATTTATGCGGAAGTCGTCGGCTACGGCATGAGCGGCGATGCCCATCACATGACGGAACCCGACCCGGACGGCGCAGCCCGCTGCATGGTGAAGGCGCTTCGCGACGGCGGGATTGAGCCGTCTCAGATCGACTATATCAACGCACATGGAACGTCGACGCCGGTTGGTGACAGATCGGAGACGACTGCGATTAAGAAAACGTTTGGCGAGCACGCCTACAAGGTGGCGGTAAGCTCGACGAAATCGATGACAGGCCACCTGCTCGGCGCTGCTGGCGGCGTTGAAGCGGTTATCTTAGGTTTGACGCTCGTGAACGGTATTATTCCGCCAACGATTAATTTGGATAACCAGGATCCGGAATGTGATTTAGATTATGTGCCGAACACGCCGCGTAAAGCAGATGTGAACTATGCGCTCTCCAATTCGTTTGGTTTCGGCGGCCATAACGCGACGATCGTGATGAAAAAGTATGAAGCATGA
- the rnc gene encoding ribonuclease III translates to MKHDKFDELQLRLQLRFRTTKLLKQAFTHTSYVNEHRQSATEHNERLEFLGDAILQLTVSEYLYGTFPERPEGQLTRMRASIVCEPSLARFAEMLDLGSHILLGRGEEQLGGRQRPALLADLFEAFVGAIYLDQGLDAVREFLALHMFPHIDNDGVMLGKDFKSTLQEKAQQAGMGPIEYRIAEERGPAHDREFVVTVFIGDIAYGTGSGRTKKEAEQQAAAEAWRKLMK, encoded by the coding sequence ATGAAGCATGATAAGTTTGATGAGCTGCAGCTTCGTCTGCAGCTCCGTTTTCGTACGACGAAGCTGTTGAAGCAGGCATTCACTCACACTTCCTACGTTAATGAGCATCGGCAGAGTGCAACGGAGCATAATGAACGTCTTGAGTTTCTCGGCGACGCGATTTTGCAATTAACGGTTTCCGAGTATCTCTACGGTACGTTCCCGGAACGTCCTGAAGGACAGTTGACCCGTATGCGCGCATCGATCGTATGCGAGCCGTCATTAGCAAGGTTTGCGGAAATGCTGGATCTTGGCTCGCATATCCTGCTTGGACGCGGCGAGGAGCAACTTGGCGGAAGACAGCGTCCCGCATTGCTTGCCGATTTGTTCGAGGCTTTCGTGGGAGCGATCTATTTAGACCAAGGTTTGGATGCAGTCCGGGAGTTTCTTGCGTTGCATATGTTTCCTCATATCGACAACGACGGGGTTATGCTTGGGAAGGACTTCAAGTCGACGCTGCAAGAGAAAGCACAGCAGGCCGGCATGGGCCCGATCGAGTATCGGATCGCTGAAGAACGCGGACCGGCGCACGACCGGGAGTTCGTAGTCACCGTTTTTATCGGCGACATCGCCTACGGAACAGGAAGCGGACGAACGAAGAAAGAGGCCGAACAGCAAGCGGCCGCTGAAGCATGGCGCAAACTAATGAAATAA